A single Tuberibacillus sp. Marseille-P3662 DNA region contains:
- a CDS encoding type IA DNA topoisomerase, which translates to MVVILAEKPDQARKLAAPFTHKKGNGFLTIDACKEFPEGAKVTWAIGHLVELKTPGEYDASWGKWSLEQLPMMPERFEYKVMSDKNKQFKVVKELLNEADGIIIGTDPAREGENIARLLIMMSGCAKKPVKRLWTSSLTESAIKKGFSELRDGKQTINLYHEAQARQISDWLVGLNASRLYSLLLQKKGIRDVFSVGRVQTPVLKLIYDRHKEIEQFKSEPFFELTAHFTVSNGTYKGKMKGRFQSQEELFKDVHPDIQPDQNHYEATIKSVEVKEKRIPAPKLHSLSTLQSVLNKKNKYSPDQVLKTAQRLYEKGYISYPRTDSQHITNEEFSYLKNRLSNYQACFHLSFEPTRTKPSKRYVNPDKVSDHYAMIPTEKIVDVNTFQSFRTEEKVVYEAIVKSVLAIFMEDYVYDETVITTAIGKTQFFTKGKKEKGLGWKRLYQNDSTEQAEDEEGSSKLPEVYQGQVAEAETTVKEGMTKPPKPYTQGQLITLMKTAGKHINDQDMKNALNEVEGLGTEATRSGIIETLLKREFIEVKKNSVFVTKKGEILCESVQGTILAKPEMTAKWELFLKEIGNGNKSKVTFVENAKKLCHALIEQATKAIDSIDIEKQTVDLKLEDTIAPCPSCQKGHIVDRKSFYGCTGYHQGCRFTLPKKLANKNLSKSNVKKLLEKGKTNLIKGFKSKNGKTFNAYIVWEDAKAGKVTFEFNNNKKHSSKRSTQK; encoded by the coding sequence ATGGTTGTCATTTTAGCGGAGAAACCGGATCAAGCTAGGAAATTAGCCGCTCCATTCACACATAAAAAGGGAAACGGTTTTCTCACTATTGATGCATGTAAAGAGTTTCCGGAGGGTGCAAAAGTGACTTGGGCGATTGGCCACCTTGTTGAATTGAAAACTCCCGGTGAATACGATGCATCATGGGGAAAATGGTCTTTAGAACAATTGCCCATGATGCCGGAACGATTTGAGTATAAGGTGATGTCTGATAAGAACAAACAATTTAAGGTTGTTAAGGAGCTTCTTAATGAAGCTGATGGAATTATTATTGGCACGGACCCTGCCCGGGAAGGAGAAAATATTGCACGCCTTCTTATCATGATGTCAGGTTGTGCTAAGAAACCGGTGAAACGCCTGTGGACGTCTTCTTTAACGGAGAGTGCTATAAAGAAGGGGTTTTCCGAACTACGGGATGGTAAACAGACGATTAATCTTTATCATGAAGCTCAGGCACGGCAAATCAGTGATTGGCTTGTCGGTTTAAATGCGAGTCGTTTATATTCACTTTTGCTTCAGAAAAAAGGCATTCGTGATGTCTTCAGTGTTGGCCGTGTGCAAACACCTGTCCTTAAACTCATCTATGACCGTCATAAAGAGATAGAACAGTTTAAGTCAGAGCCATTCTTTGAATTAACGGCTCATTTTACCGTATCCAATGGCACATATAAAGGGAAAATGAAAGGACGCTTTCAATCTCAAGAAGAACTTTTCAAAGACGTACACCCGGACATTCAACCCGATCAAAATCATTACGAAGCCACGATTAAAAGTGTTGAAGTGAAAGAAAAACGCATACCAGCCCCGAAGTTACATAGCTTATCGACATTGCAATCCGTGCTTAATAAGAAGAACAAATACAGTCCTGATCAGGTGTTAAAGACTGCCCAAAGGTTGTATGAAAAGGGGTATATTTCATACCCGCGAACTGATTCCCAACATATCACCAATGAGGAATTTTCATACTTAAAAAACCGTCTATCTAACTATCAAGCGTGTTTTCATTTATCATTTGAGCCAACAAGAACAAAACCGTCCAAAAGATATGTTAACCCTGATAAGGTCAGTGATCATTATGCGATGATTCCGACGGAAAAAATCGTTGATGTCAACACCTTTCAGTCATTTCGGACTGAAGAAAAAGTCGTCTATGAGGCCATTGTTAAAAGTGTTTTAGCGATATTCATGGAAGACTATGTCTATGATGAAACGGTCATTACAACCGCTATCGGAAAAACTCAATTCTTCACCAAAGGAAAAAAAGAAAAAGGTTTAGGCTGGAAGAGGCTATACCAGAATGATTCAACTGAACAGGCAGAAGATGAGGAAGGCAGTTCTAAGTTGCCTGAGGTCTACCAAGGTCAAGTGGCTGAAGCTGAAACTACAGTCAAAGAGGGCATGACGAAGCCGCCCAAGCCATATACTCAAGGACAGCTCATTACCTTAATGAAAACAGCCGGAAAACACATTAATGATCAAGACATGAAAAATGCTCTCAACGAAGTCGAGGGGCTTGGAACTGAAGCAACGCGTTCTGGAATTATCGAAACCCTTTTGAAACGAGAGTTTATTGAAGTCAAAAAGAATAGTGTTTTTGTCACGAAGAAGGGTGAAATCCTTTGTGAATCTGTGCAGGGAACGATCCTTGCGAAACCGGAAATGACAGCAAAATGGGAACTATTCTTAAAAGAGATTGGTAATGGAAACAAATCGAAAGTCACTTTTGTTGAGAATGCCAAAAAGCTTTGTCATGCATTAATTGAACAAGCTACGAAAGCGATTGATAGCATCGATATCGAAAAACAAACAGTGGATCTAAAATTGGAAGATACCATTGCACCATGTCCGTCATGCCAAAAAGGGCATATTGTTGATCGGAAATCTTTCTATGGTTGTACAGGCTATCATCAAGGGTGTCGTTTCACCCTTCCTAAAAAACTAGCAAATAAAAATCTTTCTAAAAGTAATGTCAAAAAGCTATTAGAAAAAGGAAAGACGAATCTTATAAAGGGATTTAAAAGCAAAAACGGTAAAACATTTAATGCTTATATCGTTTGGGAAGATGCCAAAGCTGGAAAGGTCACATTTGAATTTAACAATAACAAAAAGCATTCGTCAAAACGATCCACACAAAAATAA
- a CDS encoding endo-1,4-beta-xylanase, with translation MKLRFHTLVWLQQVPNWFFLDKEEKKMK, from the coding sequence ATGAAATTACGCTTCCATACCCTTGTCTGGCTTCAACAGGTTCCGAATTGGTTCTTCCTTGATAAGGAAGAGAAGAAAATGAAATAG
- the xylA gene encoding xylose isomerase, which yields MSYFTNVNPIQYEGIESNNPLAFKFYNPEEKIAGKPMKEWLRFSVAYWHTLTMDGSDPFGNPTMNRPWNEQYTGMDAAKARAEAGFELFETLGVPFFAFHDVDIAPEGSHLRETNKNIDEIVAIFREQMKSSGIGLLWNTANMFGHPRFMHGAATSSNADVYAYAAAKVKKGLEVAKELGSKNYVFWGGREGYETLLNTDMALELDNLARFYHMALDYAKEIGFEGQFLIEPKPKEPMKHQYDYDVASAYAFLQKYDLADHFKINIEANHATLAGHTFEHELHYARVNHILGSVDANQGDMLLGWDTDEFPTDIYMATLAMYEVLQNGGLAPGGLNFDAKVRRTSFEPIDLLYAHVVGMDTFAHGLRVAQQLIDDRVLESAVKERYHSYTGGIGLDIVNGKTDFHKLEAHALDANIINKSGHQERLRGVLNQYIHGGKSLR from the coding sequence TTGAGTTATTTTACTAATGTTAATCCAATTCAATATGAAGGAATTGAATCTAACAATCCACTCGCATTCAAATTTTACAATCCAGAGGAGAAAATTGCTGGTAAGCCAATGAAAGAATGGCTACGCTTTTCTGTTGCTTATTGGCATACATTGACAATGGATGGATCGGATCCATTTGGGAATCCGACGATGAACCGTCCGTGGAATGAACAGTATACAGGTATGGATGCAGCCAAGGCGCGTGCTGAAGCAGGTTTCGAGCTGTTTGAAACACTTGGCGTACCGTTTTTTGCTTTCCACGATGTTGACATTGCCCCAGAAGGTAGTCATCTTCGCGAGACCAATAAGAATATTGATGAGATCGTTGCGATTTTCAGAGAGCAAATGAAATCATCGGGAATTGGATTGCTATGGAATACAGCCAATATGTTTGGTCACCCACGTTTTATGCATGGGGCGGCAACTTCTAGCAATGCTGATGTGTATGCTTATGCGGCCGCCAAAGTTAAAAAAGGTCTTGAAGTTGCTAAAGAGCTTGGATCGAAAAACTATGTATTCTGGGGCGGCCGTGAAGGTTACGAAACGTTGCTTAATACTGATATGGCCCTCGAGTTGGATAACCTCGCTCGTTTCTATCATATGGCGCTAGATTATGCCAAAGAGATTGGGTTTGAGGGTCAGTTTTTAATTGAACCTAAGCCGAAGGAACCGATGAAGCACCAATATGATTATGACGTCGCTAGTGCCTATGCTTTTCTACAAAAATATGATTTAGCGGATCATTTTAAAATTAATATTGAGGCGAATCATGCGACGCTTGCAGGTCATACATTTGAACATGAATTGCATTATGCTCGTGTTAATCATATTTTAGGGTCTGTTGATGCGAACCAGGGCGACATGTTGTTGGGTTGGGATACGGACGAATTTCCGACCGATATTTATATGGCCACACTAGCAATGTATGAAGTCTTGCAAAATGGTGGATTAGCTCCTGGTGGTCTGAATTTTGATGCGAAAGTGCGCCGGACCTCATTTGAACCTATTGATCTACTTTATGCCCATGTTGTCGGTATGGACACGTTTGCGCACGGATTAAGAGTAGCCCAACAACTCATTGATGACCGTGTATTGGAATCGGCTGTTAAAGAGAGGTATCATAGCTATACGGGAGGGATTGGTCTTGATATTGTAAATGGTAAAACCGATTTCCACAAGCTTGAGGCCCACGCGCTAGATGCCAATATTATAAATAAGTCAGGACACCAGGAAAGACTTCGTGGTGTGCTCAATCAATATATACATGGCGGAAAATCTTTGAGATAA